One genomic region from Vitis riparia cultivar Riparia Gloire de Montpellier isolate 1030 chromosome 17, EGFV_Vit.rip_1.0, whole genome shotgun sequence encodes:
- the LOC117904021 gene encoding rac-like GTP-binding protein 3 isoform X1, with the protein MASSASRFIKCVTVGDGAVGKTCMLICYTSNKFPSDYIPTVFDNFSANVVAEGTTVNLGLWDTAGQEDYNRLRPLSYQGADVFILAFSLVSRASYENVLKKWIPELQHFAPGIPIVLVGTKLDLREDKHYLTDHPGLVPVTTAQGEELRKQIGAAYYIECSSKTQQNVKAVFDAAIKVVIKPQQKQKEKKKKRHRGWLNVFVGRSLMCFK; encoded by the exons ATGGCTTCAAGTGCATCGAGGTTCATCAAATGTGTGACGGTAGGAGATGGGGCTGTGGGGAAGACTTGCATGCTTATTTGCTACACCAGCAACAAGTTTCCATCT GACTATATACCAACAGTGTTTGACAACTTCAGTGCAAATGTGGTAGCTGAGGGCACCACTGTTAACTTGGGCCTCTGGGACACAGCTG GGCAAGAAGATTACAATAGATTAAGGCCCTTGAGCTATCAAGGGGCAGATGTCTTCATCTTAGCCTTCTCACTAGTGAGTCGGGCAAGCTACGAAAATGTACTTAAAAAG TGGATTCCTGAGCTTCAGCATTTTGCCCCTGGAATTCCAATTGTACTTGTAGGCACAAAATTGG ATCTTCGTGAGGACAAACACTATTTGACTGATCATCCTGGATTGGTTCCTGTGACCACTGCACAG GGTGAGGAACTCCGCAAACAGATTGGTGCTGCATATTATATTGAATGCAGCTCAAAAACTCAGCAG AATGTGAAAGCTGTCTTTGATGCTGCAATCAAGGTAGTTATCAAGCCACAACAGAaacaaaaggagaagaaaaaaaaacggcATCGAGGATGGCT GAATGTCTTTGTTGGAAGGAGCCTCATGTGTTTCAAATGA
- the LOC117904021 gene encoding rac-like GTP-binding protein 3 isoform X2, giving the protein MGLWGRLACLFATPATSFHLLFDHQDYIPTVFDNFSANVVAEGTTVNLGLWDTAGQEDYNRLRPLSYQGADVFILAFSLVSRASYENVLKKWIPELQHFAPGIPIVLVGTKLDLREDKHYLTDHPGLVPVTTAQGEELRKQIGAAYYIECSSKTQQNVKAVFDAAIKVVIKPQQKQKEKKKKRHRGWLNVFVGRSLMCFK; this is encoded by the exons ATGGGGCTGTGGGGAAGACTTGCATGCTTATTTGCTACACCAGCAACAAGTTTCCATCT tttgtttgatcaTCAGGACTATATACCAACAGTGTTTGACAACTTCAGTGCAAATGTGGTAGCTGAGGGCACCACTGTTAACTTGGGCCTCTGGGACACAGCTG GGCAAGAAGATTACAATAGATTAAGGCCCTTGAGCTATCAAGGGGCAGATGTCTTCATCTTAGCCTTCTCACTAGTGAGTCGGGCAAGCTACGAAAATGTACTTAAAAAG TGGATTCCTGAGCTTCAGCATTTTGCCCCTGGAATTCCAATTGTACTTGTAGGCACAAAATTGG ATCTTCGTGAGGACAAACACTATTTGACTGATCATCCTGGATTGGTTCCTGTGACCACTGCACAG GGTGAGGAACTCCGCAAACAGATTGGTGCTGCATATTATATTGAATGCAGCTCAAAAACTCAGCAG AATGTGAAAGCTGTCTTTGATGCTGCAATCAAGGTAGTTATCAAGCCACAACAGAaacaaaaggagaagaaaaaaaaacggcATCGAGGATGGCT GAATGTCTTTGTTGGAAGGAGCCTCATGTGTTTCAAATGA
- the LOC117904020 gene encoding uncharacterized protein LOC117904020, with protein MHGREGEDRKRSQHMWSVPTRGTASVADDSSTSTANSFLKDGRNISVGDCALFKPSQDSPPFIGIIRWLTSSKNNIRLGVNWLYRPSEVKLGKGILLEAAPNEVFYTFHKDEIPAASLLHPCKVAFLPKGDELPSGISSFVCRRVFDVANKCLWWLTDQDYINERQEEVDKLLYKTRIEMHATVQPGGRSPKPMSGPTSTSQIKPGSDSSTQNCATSLPSQVKGKKRERGDQGSEPIKRERPSKTDDGDSGHSRPESVWKSEIAKITERGGLVDSEGVERLVQLMQPERAEKKIDLIGRSILAGVIAATEKYDCLGRFVQLRGLPVLDEWLQEAHKGKIGDGSSPKDSDKSVEEFLLVLLRALDKLPVNLQALQMCNIGKSVNHLRTHKNLEIQKKARSLVDTWKKRVEAEMNINDAKSGSSQAVAWSSRPRLSEVSHGGNRHSGGSSEIAMKSSVTQLSSSKTAPVKLVQGEIAKSGSASQGFTKSATSPASVSTSLKDGQTRVAGAGNASDPPLTTVRDEKSSSSSQSHNNSQSCSSDHAKTVGFSGKEDARSSTAMSMSVSKTSGGASRHRKSVNGYPGPAVSGVQRETGSSRSSSFQRNPASEKVSQSGLTCDKAFDVPTVEGNSHKLIVKIPNRGRSPAQSASGGSFEDPSMVNSQASSPVLSGKHDQSDRNPKEKSDVYRANNTSDVNTESWQSNDFKDAMTGSDEGDGSPATLPDEERSRTGDDTRKIKTASSSSGIEPKSGKLVEASFTSMNALIESCVKCEANASVSVVDDVGMNLLASVAAGEMAKRESVSPADSPLRNTAVIEDSSAGNDAKSKPTGDDILREQSQSNYGPTGDTEKQGFWAKDGLHHLPKHALTNRENNEHINSTSIDLVRTSELCSEINRKSDETVVGASVTASPVSTTEKGSDDEQGKQLHEKKAAVDGVNVDGIPDTKPKVSSSSLAEDKVNDVLPCVELKEEQSSYASLEPDGEKNNVNEGLNTEQKPPASMIPSDFVKGTEKEVPLPSGSGKDLVPENVDQMKAEKVDEICVSNQANQMEEQRIEPKNHASTAAENRVVAGLYSVATDHKRELMEENLGNKEVLENCSSGQAPYKQSPTFPVLEVEQLVRPRGSKLPGDEADETEECASTTADASSFSATGGSDVDGKLEFDLNEGFNADDGKFGEPVNVGTPGCSAAVHLISPLPFPVSSMSSGLPASITVAAAAKGPFVPPDDLLRSKGELGWKGSAATSAFRPAEPRKTLEMPLNALNVPSDATSGKQNRPLLDFDLNMPDERILEDMTSRSSAQETSSTCDLVSSRDLAHDRPMGSAPIRCSGGLDLDLNQSDEVTDMGQHSASNSHRLAVPLLPVKSSSSVGFPNGEVVVRRDFDLNNGPVLDEVSAEPSSFSQHARSSMASQPPVACLRMNNTDIGNFSSWFPPANNYSAVTIPSIMPDREQPFPIVATNGPQRIMGLSTGGTPFNPDVYRGPVLSSSPAVPFPSTPFQYPVFPFGTNFPLPPVTFSGSSTSFTDSSSAGRLCFPAVNSQLIGPAGTVPSHYPRPYVVNLSDGSNSGGLESNRRWGRQGLDLNAGPGGPEIDGREESVVSLASRQLSVASSQALAGEQARMYHAAGGVLKRKEPEGGWDTERFSYKQSSWQ; from the exons ATGCATGGGCGGGAAGGTGAGGACAGGAAACGGAGTCAGCACATGTGGTCGGTCCCTACTCGTGGCACCGCGTCTGTAGCTGATGATTCTTCGACATCTACAGCTAATTCTTTCTTAAAG GATGGTCGCAACATTAGCGTTGGTGACTGTGCTCTTTTCAAACCATCCCAGGATTCCCCACCTTTCATTGGAATAATCCGTTGGTTAACATCAAGTAAGAATAACATAAGGTTAGGTGTGAATTGGCTTTATCGACCTTCTGAAGTAAAGCTTGGCAAAGGCATCCTGCTGGAAGCTGCGCCAAACGAAGTTTTCTATACCTTTCATAAGGATGAGATTCCTGCTGCATCATTACTCCATCCGTGTAAAGTCGCATTCCTTCCTAAAGGTGATGAACTTCCTTCGGGAATATCCTCGTTTGTGTGCAGGCGGGTTTTTGATGTTGCAAACAAGTGTTTATGGTGGTTAACTGATCAAGATTATATTAAT GAGCGACAGGAAGAAGTAGATAAGTTATTATATAAAACGCGAATAGAAATGCATGCAACAGTGCAGCCAGGTGGTCGTTCTCCAAAACCAATGAGTGGTCCAACATCAACATCGCAAATAAAACCTGGTTCTGATAGTAGTACTCAAAACTGTGCCACTTCCTTGCCTTCCCAAgttaagggaaagaaaagggAGCGAGGAGATCAGGGCTCTGAGCCCATTAAACGTGAGCGCCCTTCAAAAACTGATGATGGGGATTCTGGTCACTCTAGACCAGAGAGCGTTTGGAAATCTGAGATTGCTAAAATTACAGAAAGGGGAGGGCTTGTTGATTCTGAAGGGGTTGAGAGACTTGTGCAGCTCATGCAGCCTGAGAGAGCTGAGAAGAAAATAGACTTGATTGGCCGTTCAATTCTTGCAGGTGTTATAGCTGCCACAGAGAAGTATGATTGCCTTGGTCGATTTGTCCAGCTCAGGGGCTTGCCTGTATTGGATGAATGGCTCCAAGAGGCACATAAAGGAAAGATTGGTGATGGTAGTAGCCCCAAGGACAGTGATAAATCTGTTGAGGAATTCCTATTGGTTTTACTTCGTGCACTCGATAAGTTGCCTGTGAATCTTCAAGCCCTTCAAATGTGTAACATTGGCAAATCTGTTAATCATTTACGTACTCATAAAAACTTAGAAATTCAGAAAAAAGCAAGGAGTTTAGTTGATACATGGAAGAAACGTGTTGAGGCagaaatgaatattaatgatGCGAAGTCTGGTTCAAGTCAGGCTGTTGCATGGTCTTCAAGGCCACGTCTTTCTGAAGTTTCTCATGGTGGGAACAGACACTCTGGAGGCTCCTCTGAGATTGCCATGAAGAGCTCAGTCACACAGCTTTCTTCATCTAAAACAGCTCCAGTTAAGCTTGTACAGGGGGAAATTGCCAAGTCTGGGTCTGCATCCCAGGGATTTACAAAATCAGCAACATCACCTGCATCAGTGAGTACTAGCTTAAAGGATGGTCAAACCCGCGTTGCTGGTGCTGGTAATGCCTCTGATCCTCCTCTAACGACAGTAAGGGATGAGAAAAGCAGCAGTTCTAGTCAATCTCATAACAATAGTCAGTCTTGTTCAAGTGACCATGCCAAAACTGTGGGTTTCTCAGGGAAGGAAGATGCTAGGAGCTCGACAGCTATGTCAATGAGTGTGAGCAAGACCTCTGGTGGTGCTTCACGGCATCGGAAATCAGTCAATGGCTATCCAGGGCCTGCTGTGTCTGGAGTGCAAAGGGAAACCGGTTCAAGTAGAAGTTCTTCCTTTCAAAGAAATCCTGCCTCAGAAAAAGTATCACAGTCTGGATTGACATGCGATAAGGCTTTTGATGTCCCCACTGTTGAGGGAAACAGTCACAAACTGATTGTCAAGATCCCCAATCGAGGCCGCAGTCCTGCACAAAGTGCGAGTGGTGGATCTTTTGAAGATCCTTCCATGGTGAACAGTCAGGCGTCTTCTCCCGTGCTTTCAGGGAAGCATGATCAATCTGACCGTAATCCGAAGGAAAAGAGTGATGTTTATCGAGCTAATAATACTTCAGATGTGAATACTGAgtcatggcaaagcaatgattTCAAAGATGCAATGACTGGGTCTGATGAAGGTGATGGGTCACCTGCTACTCTTCCTGATGAAGAGCGCTCCAGGACTGGTGATGACACTAGGAAAATCAAAACTGCTTCGTCATCATCAGGAATTGAACCCAAGTCAGGGAAATTGGTTGAGGCTTCTTTCACCTCCATGAATGCTTTAATTGAAAGTTGTGTCAAGTGTGAGGCTAATGCATCTGTTTCAGTTGTTGATGATGTTGGAATGAATCTGCTTGCTAGTGTGGCTGCCGGAGAAATGGCCAAACGAGAGTCAGTTTCACCTGCTGATTCTCCACTAAGAAATACTGCTGTTATTGAAGATTCTTCTGCAGGCAATGATGCGAAATCAAAACCAACAGGAGATGACATCTTGAGAGAACAAAGTCAGTCTAACTACGGTCCCACCGGTGATACTGAGAAGCAGGGTTTTTGGGCTAAGGATGGATTGCATCATTTACCTAAACATGCATTGACTAACAGAGAGAACAATGAACATATTAATTCTACCAGTATTGATTTAGTAAGAACTTCAGAGCTGTGCTCAGAAATCAACAGAAAATCAGATGAAACAGTGGTTGGTGCTTCTGTGACTGCATCCCCTGTGAGCACAACAGAAAAAGGCAGTGATGATGAACAAGGGAAACAACTTCATGAGAAGAAGGCAGCTGTTGATGGAGTAAATGTTGATGGTATTCCAGATACTAAACCAAAGGTGAGCAGTTCTTCATTGGCTGAAGATAAAGTCAATGATGTCCTTCCCTGTGTAGAATTAAAAGAAGAACAGTCATCATATGCATCATTAGAACCTGATGGTGAAAAGAATAATGTTAATGAAGGTTTGAATACAGAGCAAAAGCCACCAGCTTCCATGATACCTTCGGACTTTGTGAAAGGAACTGAAAAGGAAGTGCCACTTCCTTCTGGTTCAGGTAAAGATTTGGTCCCAGAAAATGTTGATCAAATGAAGGCTGAAAAGGTTGATGAAATTTGCGTCTCAAATCAGGCTAATCAGATGGAAGAACAGAGAATTGAGCCAAAAAATCATGCTTCAACTGCTGCTGAGAATCGAGTTGTGGCTGGTTTGTATTCAGTAGCAACTGATCACAAGAGGGAACTTATGGAAGAGAATTTAGGAAATAAAGAGGTTCTTGAGAACTGTTCTAGTGGGCAAGCTCCTTACAAACAATCACCCACATTTCCTGTGTTAGAAGTGGAACAGCTTGTAAGGCCTAGAGGATCCAAGTTGCCAGGTGATGAAGCGGATGAAACAGAGGAATGTGCTTCCACCACTGCAGATGCTTCTTCCTTTTCAGCTACAGGGGGATCAGATGTGGATGGAAAACTGGAATTTGATTTGAATGAAGGTTTTAATGCAGATGATGGGAAATTTGGGGAACCAGTAAATGTAGGTACACCTGGATGTTCAGCTGCTGTTCATTTAATTAGCCCATTGCCTTTTCCTGTTTCTTCAATGTCCAGTGGGCTTCCAGCTTCAATTACAGTGGCTGCTGCTGCTAAAGGGCCTTTTGTTCCTCCTGATGATCTATTAAGGAGTAAAGGGGAACTTGGGTGGAAAGGATCCGCTGCTACTAGTGCTTTCCGACCAGCTGAACCAAGAAAGACACTTGAGATGCCATTGAATGCACTGAATGTTCCATCTGACGCTACCAGTGGTAAACAAAATCGTCCTTTGTTGGATTTTGACCTGAATATGCCCGATGAAAGAATTCTCGAGGACATGACTTCTCGAAGCTCTGCTCAGGAGACAAGCTCTACATGTGATCTTGTTAGTAGTCGTGATTTGGCACATGACAGACCTATGGGTTCTGCACCCATTCGTTGCTCTGGGGGCCTTGATCTTGATTTGAACCAAAGTGATGAAGTGACTGATATGGGGCAGCACTCAGCAAGCAACTCTCATAGATTGGCGGTCCCCCTTCTGCCAGTTAAATCTTCTTCATCCGTTGGATTTCCTAATGGTGAGGTGGTTGTCCGAAGAGACTTTGATTTGAACAATGGTCCTGTTCTTGATGAGGTAAGTGCTGAACCATCATCTTTTAGCCAACATGCCCGAAGCAGCATGGCATCCCAGCCACCTGTTGCTTGCCTTAGAATGAACAATACAGACATAGGGAACTTCTCATCTTGGTTTCCTCCGGCAAACAATTATTCAGCTGTCACAATTCCATCCATCATGCCTGATAGGGAACAACCATTTCCAATTGTTGCAACTAATGGGCCACAAAGGATAATGGGTCTTTCGACTGGTGGAACCCCATTTAATCCTGATGTCTACAGGGGCCCTGTATTGTCATCTTCTCCTGCAGTTCCCTTCCCCTCAACCCCATTTCAATATCCAGTATTCCCTTTTGGGACCAATTTTCCCCTGCCACCAGTTACTTTTTCAGGCAGTTCAACTTCTTTTACAGATTCCTCATCTGCTGGGAGGCTTTGCTTCCCTGCTGTAAATTCCCAGTTAATTGGACCAGCTGGTACAGTTCCATCACATTACCCCAGGCCTTATGTGGTGAACCTTTCAGATGGCAGCAACAGTGGTGGTCTTGAGAGCAATAGGAGATGGGGAAGGCAGGGCCTAGACCTCAATGCAGGCCCTGGAGGTCCAGAAATTGATGGGAGAGAGGAGTCCGTGGTTTCCCTTGCATCAAGGCAACTCTCTGTTGCCAGTTCACAGGCCCTAGCAGGGGAGCAAGCAAGGATGTACCATGCGGCTGGTGGTGTTTTGAAGAGGAAGGAGCCTGAGGGAGGATGGGATACAGAAAGGTTTAGTTACAAGCAATCCTCATGGCAGTAA